Genomic window (Alnus glutinosa chromosome 9, dhAlnGlut1.1, whole genome shotgun sequence):
GTTAAACAAAGTATGGATGGAAGAGGTGCAAAGCTTTATTAGCAACTGTGTATTATGTAAGAAGCAAGAGACTCTCCCTTGTTATTTACAATGAAAGTTTCATAATGATTTATGAGAATAGGCCAAACAAATGGGCCGACCCAATAGTTCATTCGCGCACACAAACAATCCCAAAAAGGAGCCGACAAAAACGAAGGGCTTTAAAGCAGTCCAGGGGATGAGCTGCTAAGAGAAACGCCTACTACAACGACAAGAGAATTCGGTAattccaacaaaaaatataacacTGAATGACCAGACCGGGGTCGCCGTGGTGGAGGATTATTGCAATCAAATTGTAATGAAACTTGTATTATATCAATAGAAGTGTTTGAGAATACAACTGATCACTAAAATTAGAAGGGAATGggattttgattaattttaattttaattttaattttgagattaaacatcaacaaatatttatctTCCAATCACTCAATGGCTGCTTTCAACCCTCAGAAGTTCTGATCCTCAGTTTAAAAACATGGGTCCACATGAGAAGGACAGCCCTGATTAAATTAATTTCCCaagaggattttttttaattaaaaaaggagGCTGAAATTACAATTTTCTCCCTACAAATAATGCCTTCCAGGGAAAAAGGCAATTGGAGACACtggcccaaatttttttaaaaaaattggaaacctttttaaaatctttttagGATCTAAAGAGGAATCTAACGGTGCAAGTGGGCGGGATCCGTATTGGAGTTCATGCACATGAGCAGCACCAAAACTTTTCTGGACGTgaatctaaaaataaattacacCACAGTACGGGAAGAAGAGGTTTGTCAGAATGATAGCAAGTGAACGTGCATAATTTGAAAAACTGATGGAGCTTCTAACTACACGCGCAGCTACAGCGCGTGGTCATCAAACCTTGTCAGTAGTCTCCCTCTTTCTTGTCCTTTATTTTCAGGTGAttttacaaatattattttgaggaagctgttaatttaattttaactattttacACTTTTCAAATTTCCAAACACCTAAGCCTAATCCAAACATAACATCCAAATTAACCCCTTAATTTTATGGAAAATTACAGTATTACACAATTTGGGCACTTTTTAGGCATTGAAATGCTCGGAAAACGCCGCCTATTCgaaataaataacatttttttgaaCGTTTCAATATCTAGAAATGGTcaaaattatgtaatttgaaaatttataatttttatgaaattacaGAAGATTCTAATCCTAACTTTACaggctttttaaaaaatattacatgTACTTTCAAGTACTCGCTCCTTGCTTCCTAACATAGCAATGAAAACTATAATTAGATctaaaatccagctttttataattttttttttcctctttgaaATTAAAGCCTTGAAATTAGATTGACCTCTTTCTCTTgctttctcttatatatatttatattcttgGATCATTACTAAATGTGTAAGAGCCCCTCTTTATTTACTAAATGAGTAAGAGCCCCTCTTTATTTACTAAATGAGTAAGAGCCCCTCTTTATGAGAGTAGGGCAGCATACCATATTGAAACTCCACTCCACTGAGTAtccattttcttttgattttttggtcAGTGGTTTGAAAGTGTGCTTAAAATAATTACTTCCCTTTCAAGTAATCAAGGAGTTGTGAATCCAGTCTCCCCACTCAGCCTTGTTTTGTCCATTTCTGTAAAATAtgactgaaaataaaaaagttaaaaaaaaaaaaaaaaaaaaaaaactgtgtttgagagagagagagagagagagagagagagattactcCCCCCAAGGCTGCAGCTACTGCCACCAAAAGTTGTGGTTCTAAGTTTAAGAGAGAAGAgctgcagcagcagcagcagcaacaaaGCACCTTTGaattgattctctctctctctctctctctctctctctctctttatcgtTCTTTCTCTGCTTCTCCACCATGTTCAAACCCCTcattcatttcaattttcatggGCATTTGCTTCTCACTTCCAAACACTCACCATCATTACTAGaatactaaaaatatatttataataatccACCCATTATTGCTCTTTTTTAACACACTAGTGACACTAGTCTACAGTCCACACGAAAACATTCATTGTTCCTACTGTGCCTTCCAGCTCCTTTAAAAAGTAGTGTGTTGAGTGAGTGTTTTTCTACTTCCATGGATTCCTATGAAGCTACTAAGGCGGTTTTCTCAAGGATCCAAACCTTGGACCCAGAAAACGCCTCCAAAATCATGGGCTACCTTCTCTTGCAAGACCATGGTGAGAAGGAGATGATACGCTTGGCCTTTGGACCAGACACCAGTCTGCACAATCTCATCCTCAAAGCCAAAACCCACTTGGGGATTCCTTCAAACGCTTCCCCTTCCTCCTTTTCAAGGTCCACCTCCTTTTCAAGAACCACTGCAGCCATTAATGGCTTTGACGTCGCAAACGTTAACCCATCGTCCCCTTCCTCCTGCAACCCTTGGCCTTGCACTGGGTTTTCCGCTCCGGCTCCTTCTTACGCCAGTGTTGTCAAGGAGAGTAGTAATATTGGTTCCGGCTCATTTTCATCTTCTATGGCATTGCCATATAGTTCTTCTAGTCATGACCTCATTGATGACTACCAGCTTCAAGACCATCTTGCTTTCCTCAACGATTCGAAGATCGATGATTTGTTCGATCCGCCGCGGCTAGAGTTAGCCGTCAGCCCGAGTGCTTATCCTGAATCCCCATTGCATAAACGAAGCTACTTGGCTGAAGATGCAAGCTCTGGGCTTGGATGGAAGCCGTGCTTGTATTTCGCGAGAGGGTTTTGTAAAAATGGCAGCAGCTGCCGGTTTCTTCACAGCGATTCCGTGGACACTACTACTGCTAATATTGTCGGTTCGCCGAGTAAACTGAATGAGTTTGAACAGTGCCAAGAGTTACTCCGATCAAAGGCTGCCCACCAGCAAAAACTTGCCGGGGGGTCACAGTTCATGGCCGGAGCTTCGTTCCCGTACAACAAGTGCTTGAATATTTTAATGCAACAACAGAATGAAACCCGGAGGTATGTACTATACGGTATTGCCGTTTAGTTCAAGTTTGTTGATTTTCGATGAGCATTGCTCAGGGAGTTTGATCATGAAGTTCATACGCTCTGTCATATCAGTTGCTCTCGTTTTGAATGGATTTTAATGCTTGTTGTGTTCTGGTTTTTGGATTGGCTGGGATTCTGGGTTGTGTGTGTCATGGAATTTGttttaaatttcacatattgTATTATTATACATGCAAACCGTCGATTCTGAATGAGTCTTGCATATGGGTTTTTGGTGGCGTTGTGATGATGCAGCAGATCGGTAGCAGCAGCAGCATTGATGATGGGGGATGAGCTTCACAAGTTTGGGCGGTGCCGGCCTGAAAGGAATGATTTTTCGCCCATGGGATTGGGAGGAATGGTGAATCCAGGTTCGAGACAGATTTACTTGACTTTCCCAGCTGATAGTACTTTCAGAGAAGAAGATGTTTCCAATTACTTTAGGTACGTAATTCATTTGTTCGGATTTCGAATGGACAAATTGTAGTTATAAACATGGTTTCTTTTTGTGATCATGTGTGGTTTTTGAAGCATTTATGGACCAGTGCAAGATGTGAGGATTCCATACCAGCAGAAGCGAATGTTTGGATTTGTTACATTTGTCTATCCGGAGACGGTGAAGATCATTTTGGCCAAAGGGAACCctcattttgtttgtgattCGCGTGTGCTTGTTAAGCCTTATAAGGAGAAGGGAAAGATACCGGACAAGTATAATGATCATACTCTctatatttgtttctttttatgtgCTGCTTTGCTTCTTACATTAGATGTTTTTGTTCTTACTTGTCCAATTTTAGgaagcaacaacaacagcagcagcaacagTTGGAGAGGGGAGAGTTTTCACTGTGTTCAAGTCCATCTGGGCTTGATTCTAGAGAGCCTTTTGACCTCCAGTTTGGTAAGCAAATAACCAAGCAAGCAGGTTCCTTTTATATGTTCTCTGTTACTCTTTTTTGAAGGTGTGCTGGTCTTGACACAGGAGCAAGAATGTTTTATGATACTCAAGAGATGTTGTTGAGAAGGAAACTAGAGGAACAGGCTGATTTGCAGCAAGCCATTGAACTACAAGGGAGAAGGCTTATGAATCTGCAACTTCTGGACTTCAAGAATCATCCATATCATCCTCAGCAATACCATCACAGTTTACCTGTTGGGTCCCCCATTCCCTCGCCAACCCTAACTCGCGCTCCGGACAACCAGAACCTCTTTCCTCTGTCGGATGGCATTGATCAACAAGTCCCAACAGGTGAACtcgtcaattttttttgttacaatTGAAATGCTATTGATTCTATgcataaataatgaaaatttattGTGTCTTATTTGCATTTGTTGCTGCAGAGAGAAATGGTGACCCAGTTGCAGCCGTTTCTCAAACTTGTGCTCTAGATTCTGATCAGCAACTGCAGCAGGAAGTGAGTCCGGCTTTCAGTAATGGCCATGTTGATAGCAGGGACAAGGAGGAGAAATCATATCCTGAAGAAAATGACCTCCCTGAAAGGTATGGAAGTTAATTTTCATATGTAAAGAATTCTTACCCACAAAAGCTAAGAACCATAATTTCTCTGAGAGTATATTCAGTTCCTGCTGTATCCTGCTTTAGGTCATCtggttttctctctttttataatGTTGAATTTATTGGACTAGTCATGACTCTCTTCATATCattatttctattttgtttccttttgtgTTTTGAGCAGCTTAGAGCCTATCCTCCCTGATAGTCTCTTTGCTCGTCCTAAAAAGCCAGCTGATGAGCACCTCACCACTGCTTCCGCGCCAGCCGATGAAAACACCTCAACTGCTTCATCTTCTTCTAACAGTAACCAAATACTGCCTTCCACTTCCCCCATCGCCATGGCttcacttaaaaatattttctccaaATGCCCAGGTACGCCACACACCACATTTTTACTTTTGTGATCCTAAATATGAATGAATTATTAAGAtcattaagtttttattttttgtttttattattgtttttttccaGGTTTTCTTTTGGGCATGGAATGTAGTTGACAGAGCGTGAGCATGGCTAGCAACAGCAAGGGGTTTTTTGAGATGCACGGTAAGAGATTATCATATGATTCAATAAGAATAATTTACTAAAAATCTTAGTCTAATGGGTGTTTAATGCTCTTTGGGTGTTGTTTTGTCTTACGCAGAAAGGTTTGAGAAGCATAAACTAAAGAAGGAAAATCCTCTAGCTGTACAGCCAAATCATACCTATATCAAAGAAAACTTGTAGACAAGATCGgatcaccatcatcatcatcatcatcaatacAAGTCATACTACTTACAATAAATACATAATGCATACGTAAAAGGACAGATGAACTGGTTTATGGGGGTGGGGCCTTTCTCTTTCCTTACTGTGTACACTCTCTCTGCGTGTGTGTGCTGGACCACAGCATTAGTACAAGAAAGGCTAGTTCTGTAACTTGCTAGTATTAGTACATATTCTTATTTACCCTTTatgtgttttctttcttttaccaCCCTATCTTGTGAGTTACAAAAAGACAACCTATAGAGGAAGTCTGTCTGTATTATGCAGAAGTGACCTGTATGTTGTACAGTAGACCCAAGAAAGTTTTAAGAAACTGTAGCAGAAGCTTAACAACTATACTGATTTGGGGCCTCAAAAGGGAAAAGGAGTCGCATGGCTGTAGTGGAGAGTAAAAGCTGTTGTGTCCGTGTCACTTTTTTCACTTGTTACTGTCCTTGTTACCACAGCATCTGTCATCCATTGGATTATGAAATAGTCACAGCagtataaataagaaaaaaaataaagaaaaaaggggtgggggggggggggggggggggggggtaaagaAAAGGTTGTTCTTTCGTGTGATTAAAGGCCACTTTAGGGGACttttttgtctcattttttggtttcttttagGTGGACATGAAGGGGCAAGGGCCACACTATCACATGGGTTCTGACACACTCTATGAATGGTATTTGGGTACCACTCACTCCTTTCACTTTCAGTCATTAGCCTTATTCAAACAATAAAAGTATGttggttttctatttttttgatttatggGTCTGGTGCCTGTCTCTTGGGGTGGTATAAAGACTTTTCCTCTGTTTTCGCTTCCTGCCTTCCAACTGTGTTTAGAGTTTCCCCCGCACCAGTGACCACATAGCATGGAGTTCAAGCAGGTAAACTGCAACACCCGGTCTCATATTGAAAAGAGATAgtgtgagtggtttataaatatatttatggatattaagtcttatattgcctagttattaggtaaaATTGGACTTTAtagaaaagtttcaaattgactagtccttttgaagtAATAGTGCAAATGTGACTAACGCTTTTTCTTGAGTCGTTACATAAATAGTTAAAGGAGTGTATATTTGTTATTCTCTAGGGAAGCCATTCTTGCTAGTTTTGGAGATCAATTTGTGACCAATTTTGGGCAGAAAATCTGAGTTCAGCATACAGATTATACTGGTGGAACAGTTTCCCTTATCATTGAGGAATTGCTCACTTCAATGGTGGGAGCTTTATTACCATATATAGGATTAGATTCGTTTAGTTGCTGATGCTTTTCCCATGAAGTCGACTGGTAGCAGGCCCACCAAGAAATATTTATGTTAGATTACTAGATATTAATAGGTTTATGAAATACGATACAAACTTTAGGTCGAACTCGTCTTTCCGAATCCAACATTCACGACAGTTTGCTCTATTTTATAAGTCGCTTTCTCCGTAACTAGAAATCGTGATGTGGTACGTGGTTCtaatattaaatgagacaaactTAAGGTAGAATTTATCCTTGAAAACCGGATTACAAGGAGAGCGTGTTCAAGAGTTTATATACACATGATTAAAATTGCATTAAATCAAGTAAGACGTTTTAGATCTTATCAAAATAACACTAATTTGACTCTCTAATGAGGTTAAGATGTCAGAATCCACCCCCATTTTATGTAGTATAGTTGGCCACCTCATTGCAATTAGTAGAGCCTCAACTTTTTCCCTAGATTTGGTTTGTTTAAGTATTAAATTACCTAAGTTATATTATTATGTCAAGTGTCATGTCCAAATCAACCTCATAGAGGTTAAGAAtctttcattatatatatatctttgtttGTATAGTTGTCATGACATCAGATTGTCATTATAGTAAATAAATGTCTTTCATCTGAAACCTTCGTATCTTTAGAATTTAGATATCATTTATTAGGGGTGGAATCATacctatttgttttatttatttatttatttattttttatttttaagtttgaatttttcactcaaaacaaatatattagcAAAGAACTCGAAATAATACCAAATACTGCTCGACCCATAATCCAAGTGTCATtaatgtgaaaaatgaaaatttgatgCCCTAATCCAAatgagatatgatcttttgccacTTGGGATGATAATTTATCATATCTCAATCCAAATACTCTCTACCTATTTTATCTTGGACTTTTAAtcttgagaaatgctagagctcCTTCTTCTAGTATTCTTCTGGGTTATTCTATGCTAATATGACACcctgtttttaataaagaaaaattacaacttgatttctctctcttgtttttattaaaaaatacaaggcGTCATGTCAGCATAGAATGACATTAGAAATAACTCTAGCATACCTCATTAATCTTTATAGCAAATGAAATCAAACTCCGACTCCAAAACTATCTCCTAATCCAAATCTTACTGCAACTAAACTACTATTGCTCATAAGAGCTTATTTAATGTTATAATAAACTCTTCTAAACAACCAACTGAGCTACTACTCGTTAGAGCTGCTTATTTACTCCTACAACGACTCTTCTAGTCCTTTGGTTTTTAACAAGCATTCCATATCAAATTGGCACCCATAATCGACATGAGATGTGTTTGGTGTCATTCACTTACacatctcttttgcaaattcaCTATTGAATCTATAAAACTCACATGTGGTCTCATAAATTTATTAGAagatttgcacatctcttgtacaaagatggacaagagtctttgtacaagagatgtaaaagagaataaaactaaACAATTATCAACCGGGATATATATgtccccttttttctttcttttttttctactaAAAACCTAGCATGATGATTGTTGCACTAAAATGTATTGCCGACCATTATCATATTttgatttgaagattatttatttatttctcccTCACAAGGAAAAGGTAGAAGAGAGGTTCCTAAAGTTAGATAAAAGATACAGTTGGTGAAGAATAATGGCTAGGATTCTTAATTAAGCCATGATTTCTATTCTTTATGCTAAAGCTCTTTCAACTATCATGACAAATACATTATTAGGACAAAATGATCATTATGAGAAAAAGGTACGACAAAAGGGAATAATGTAAACCAAACTCTACCCTAATCATAGGAAGGACGAAGGAGGCATATTTATAAAGAAGTGGAGCCTTTTGCAAATTTGGCTGAGTAAGCACAAAGGTATAGCACTCACATAAACATTAAtaccacaaaataaataaataaataattgaaaaaaaatgttttctatagGGTACGTTtacttattttgagaaattcaAACATATGTAGACCCTTACTtctacaaaaaattattattattattattattattattattttaaaaaaataatcatgtgGCCACCCCTCCTCCACTTAGGGTAGGTGCACCGTCACAcaagtcttttctttttaattttttaaacaataagtTAGCTATATAACCAATATCTTTaataagatataatattttGCTACCTCAAGACACAACTTTTTACCGCATTGCCCatgtggcaagatggtcccCTAACTacctttagggttttttttttttttaaaaaaaaatagtaaaagtaaaagttgccaCGTGGGCAAAGATAGTCAAAAATTGTGTCTTGGAGTGGCAATGTATTATATCTCATCTTTAATAAGCCTGCATTAAAAAGTTTGAGGAATGATGACACGTTCCCATATCAATAGGATAAGGATCCTCTATTCTCAAAGTTAATACTAAAACGAAGATTCATGTTATCCTTAA
Coding sequences:
- the LOC133877484 gene encoding zinc finger CCCH domain-containing protein 22-like isoform X1, which encodes MDSYEATKAVFSRIQTLDPENASKIMGYLLLQDHGEKEMIRLAFGPDTSLHNLILKAKTHLGIPSNASPSSFSRSTSFSRTTAAINGFDVANVNPSSPSSCNPWPCTGFSAPAPSYASVVKESSNIGSGSFSSSMALPYSSSSHDLIDDYQLQDHLAFLNDSKIDDLFDPPRLELAVSPSAYPESPLHKRSYLAEDASSGLGWKPCLYFARGFCKNGSSCRFLHSDSVDTTTANIVGSPSKLNEFEQCQELLRSKAAHQQKLAGGSQFMAGASFPYNKCLNILMQQQNETRSRSVAAAALMMGDELHKFGRCRPERNDFSPMGLGGMVNPGSRQIYLTFPADSTFREEDVSNYFSIYGPVQDVRIPYQQKRMFGFVTFVYPETVKIILAKGNPHFVCDSRVLVKPYKEKGKIPDKKQQQQQQQQLERGEFSLCSSPSGLDSREPFDLQFGARMFYDTQEMLLRRKLEEQADLQQAIELQGRRLMNLQLLDFKNHPYHPQQYHHSLPVGSPIPSPTLTRAPDNQNLFPLSDGIDQQVPTERNGDPVAAVSQTCALDSDQQLQQEVSPAFSNGHVDSRDKEEKSYPEENDLPESLEPILPDSLFARPKKPADEHLTTASAPADENTSTASSSSNSNQILPSTSPIAMASLKNIFSKCPGFLLGMECS
- the LOC133877484 gene encoding zinc finger CCCH domain-containing protein 22-like isoform X2 produces the protein MDSYEATKAVFSRIQTLDPENASKIMGYLLLQDHGEKEMIRLAFGPDTSLHNLILKAKTHLGIPSNASPSSFSRSTSFSRTTAAINGFDVANVNPSSPSSCNPWPCTGFSAPAPSYASVVKESSNIGSGSFSSSMALPYSSSSHDLIDDYQLQDHLAFLNDSKIDDLFDPPRLELAVSPSAYPESPLHKRSYLAEDASSGLGWKPCLYFARGFCKNGSSCRFLHSDSVDTTTANIVGSPSKLNEFEQCQELLRSKAAHQQKLAGGSQFMAGASFPYNKCLNILMQQQNETRRSVAAAALMMGDELHKFGRCRPERNDFSPMGLGGMVNPGSRQIYLTFPADSTFREEDVSNYFSIYGPVQDVRIPYQQKRMFGFVTFVYPETVKIILAKGNPHFVCDSRVLVKPYKEKGKIPDKKQQQQQQQQLERGEFSLCSSPSGLDSREPFDLQFGARMFYDTQEMLLRRKLEEQADLQQAIELQGRRLMNLQLLDFKNHPYHPQQYHHSLPVGSPIPSPTLTRAPDNQNLFPLSDGIDQQVPTERNGDPVAAVSQTCALDSDQQLQQEVSPAFSNGHVDSRDKEEKSYPEENDLPESLEPILPDSLFARPKKPADEHLTTASAPADENTSTASSSSNSNQILPSTSPIAMASLKNIFSKCPGFLLGMECS